A window of Oncorhynchus kisutch isolate 150728-3 linkage group LG10, Okis_V2, whole genome shotgun sequence contains these coding sequences:
- the tom1 gene encoding target of Myb1 membrane trafficking protein isoform X6: MLALTVLEACVKNCGHRFHVLVSTREFVEGVLVRSILPKNNPPLVLHDRVLSLIQAWADAFRSSPALTGVVYVYEDLRRKGLEFPMTELDGYSPIHTPNRTVPDNGPVTVSAAPSSPRPVPISPQLPASQQSEQGPLTFTPYQVKKLKTDLGVVRGNLTVMSDMMSQLDPATAKHSDTELLQELYAACKDMQDKIMELVPRLSEEKLTEELLVANDEINATFTRYQRFQRQRATQQSPTYVNLIDLSAAIKPVVTAPTHSHLSRSTVDTVSSQMTGLSMREFDEFAQNRSISQTQLRPSERNEGDADSLAQAQNTRLQNTGTIPVSQTSVMDDIEKWLDVDEEDDMADSEGVTSEEFDRFLAERVRAAERLPSLKAFSRDDNNHSEK; the protein is encoded by the exons ATGCTGGCATTGACT GTACTGGAAGCGTGTGTGAAGAACTGTGGCCACAGGTTCCATGTGCTAGTCTCAACCAGGGAGTTTGTTGAGGGGGTTCTTGTCAGGTCCATCTTACCCAAGAACAATCCCCCTCTGGTCCTGCATGACAGAGTGCTCAGCCTTATACAG GCATGGGCAGACGCATTCCGCAGCTCACCAGCTCTGACGGGCGTGGTCTATGTGTACGAGGACCTGAGACGGAAAGGACTGGAGTTCCCCATGACTGAACTAGACGGATACTCCCCCATTCACACTCCAAATAGG ACTGTGCCTGATAACGGGCCTGTCACTGTATCTGCTGCACCCTCATCCCCCAGGCCTGTCCCCATATCACCACAGCTTCCTGCATCCCAACAGAGCGAGCAGGGACCCCTCACCTTCACACCTTATCAG GTTAAAAAGTTGAAGACCGACCTGGGAGTGGTTCGAGGTAACCTGACAGTGATGTCAGATATGATGTCTCAACTGGATCCAGCAACAGCCAAGCATTCAGACACAGAGCTGCTTCAG gAGTTGTATGCAGCATGTAAAGACATGCAAGATAAGATAATGGAGCTAGTCCCAAGACTCAGTGAGGAGAAACTGACCGAGGAGCTGCTGGTTGCCAATGACGAAATCAATGCCACATTCACTCGCTACCAGAG GTTTCAGAGACAAAGAGCTACACAGCAG AGCCCAACCTACGTCAACCTTATTGACCTCAGCGCAGCAATCAAGCCTGTTGTTACAGCTCCCACCCACAGCCATCTCAGCCGATCAACAGTGGACACAGTGTCTAGTCAGATGACAGGACTCA GTATGAGGGAATTCGATGAATTTGCACAGAACAGGAGCATCTCACAGACACAACTAAGACCGAG TGAGCGGAATGAAGGTGATGCCGACAGTCTGGCTCAAGCACAGAACACCAGATTACAGAACACTGGAACG ATCCCTGTGAGTCAGACATCTGTGATGGATGACATTGAGAAGTGGCTGGATGTGGACGAG GAGGACGACATGGCTGATTCAGAGGGTGTGACAAGTGAGG AGTTTGACAGGTTTCTGGCAGAAAGAGTGAGAGCAGCGGAGCGACTCCCGTCCCTGAAAGCTTTTTCTCGTGACGACAACAACCACTCAGAAAAATAG
- the tom1 gene encoding target of Myb1 membrane trafficking protein isoform X5: MEFLTGNPFTTPVGQRIEYATSSSLQSEDWALNMDICDIINETEEGPRDAYKAIKKRIVGNKNFREVMLALTVLEACVKNCGHRFHVLVSTREFVEGVLVRSILPKNNPPLVLHDRVLSLIQAWADAFRSSPALTGVVYVYEDLRRKGLEFPMTELDGYSPIHTPNRVKKLKTDLGVVRGNLTVMSDMMSQLDPATAKHSDTELLQELYAACKDMQDKIMELVPRLSEEKLTEELLVANDEINATFTRYQRFQRQRATQQSPTYVNLIDLSAAIKPVVTAPTHSHLSRSTVDTVSSQMTGLSMREFDEFAQNRSISQTQLRPSERNEGDADSLAQAQNTRLQNTGTIPVSQTSVMDDIEKWLDVDEEDDMADSEGVTSEEFDRFLAERVRAAERLPSLKAFSRDDNNHSEK; encoded by the exons ATGGAGTTTCTGACAGGGAACCCGTTTACTACACCGGTGGGCCAGCGAATAG AATATGCAACCAGCTCCAGTCTCCAGTCGGAGGACTGGGCCCTCAACATGGACATCTGTGACATCATcaatgagacagaggaggg GCctagagatgcatacaaagcaaTAAAGAAGAGGATTGTTGGAAACAAGAACTTCAGAGAGGTCATGCTGGCATTGACT GTACTGGAAGCGTGTGTGAAGAACTGTGGCCACAGGTTCCATGTGCTAGTCTCAACCAGGGAGTTTGTTGAGGGGGTTCTTGTCAGGTCCATCTTACCCAAGAACAATCCCCCTCTGGTCCTGCATGACAGAGTGCTCAGCCTTATACAG GCATGGGCAGACGCATTCCGCAGCTCACCAGCTCTGACGGGCGTGGTCTATGTGTACGAGGACCTGAGACGGAAAGGACTGGAGTTCCCCATGACTGAACTAGACGGATACTCCCCCATTCACACTCCAAATAGG GTTAAAAAGTTGAAGACCGACCTGGGAGTGGTTCGAGGTAACCTGACAGTGATGTCAGATATGATGTCTCAACTGGATCCAGCAACAGCCAAGCATTCAGACACAGAGCTGCTTCAG gAGTTGTATGCAGCATGTAAAGACATGCAAGATAAGATAATGGAGCTAGTCCCAAGACTCAGTGAGGAGAAACTGACCGAGGAGCTGCTGGTTGCCAATGACGAAATCAATGCCACATTCACTCGCTACCAGAG GTTTCAGAGACAAAGAGCTACACAGCAG AGCCCAACCTACGTCAACCTTATTGACCTCAGCGCAGCAATCAAGCCTGTTGTTACAGCTCCCACCCACAGCCATCTCAGCCGATCAACAGTGGACACAGTGTCTAGTCAGATGACAGGACTCA GTATGAGGGAATTCGATGAATTTGCACAGAACAGGAGCATCTCACAGACACAACTAAGACCGAG TGAGCGGAATGAAGGTGATGCCGACAGTCTGGCTCAAGCACAGAACACCAGATTACAGAACACTGGAACG ATCCCTGTGAGTCAGACATCTGTGATGGATGACATTGAGAAGTGGCTGGATGTGGACGAG GAGGACGACATGGCTGATTCAGAGGGTGTGACAAGTGAGG AGTTTGACAGGTTTCTGGCAGAAAGAGTGAGAGCAGCGGAGCGACTCCCGTCCCTGAAAGCTTTTTCTCGTGACGACAACAACCACTCAGAAAAATAG
- the tom1 gene encoding target of Myb1 membrane trafficking protein isoform X3 — protein sequence MSQLFLFSEYATSSSLQSEDWALNMDICDIINETEEGPRDAYKAIKKRIVGNKNFREVMLALTVLEACVKNCGHRFHVLVSTREFVEGVLVRSILPKNNPPLVLHDRVLSLIQAWADAFRSSPALTGVVYVYEDLRRKGLEFPMTELDGYSPIHTPNRTVPDNGPVTVSAAPSSPRPVPISPQLPASQQSEQGPLTFTPYQVKKLKTDLGVVRGNLTVMSDMMSQLDPATAKHSDTELLQELYAACKDMQDKIMELVPRLSEEKLTEELLVANDEINATFTRYQRFQRQRATQQSPTYVNLIDLSAAIKPVVTAPTHSHLSRSTVDTVSSQMTGLSMREFDEFAQNRSISQTQLRPSERNEGDADSLAQAQNTRLQNTGTGDSPDITPLSSSTQFDWMIEKGMIPVSQTSVMDDIEKWLDVDEEDDMADSEGVTSEEFDRFLAERVRAAERLPSLKAFSRDDNNHSEK from the exons ATGTCTCAATTGTTTTTGTTCTCAGAATATGCAACCAGCTCCAGTCTCCAGTCGGAGGACTGGGCCCTCAACATGGACATCTGTGACATCATcaatgagacagaggaggg GCctagagatgcatacaaagcaaTAAAGAAGAGGATTGTTGGAAACAAGAACTTCAGAGAGGTCATGCTGGCATTGACT GTACTGGAAGCGTGTGTGAAGAACTGTGGCCACAGGTTCCATGTGCTAGTCTCAACCAGGGAGTTTGTTGAGGGGGTTCTTGTCAGGTCCATCTTACCCAAGAACAATCCCCCTCTGGTCCTGCATGACAGAGTGCTCAGCCTTATACAG GCATGGGCAGACGCATTCCGCAGCTCACCAGCTCTGACGGGCGTGGTCTATGTGTACGAGGACCTGAGACGGAAAGGACTGGAGTTCCCCATGACTGAACTAGACGGATACTCCCCCATTCACACTCCAAATAGG ACTGTGCCTGATAACGGGCCTGTCACTGTATCTGCTGCACCCTCATCCCCCAGGCCTGTCCCCATATCACCACAGCTTCCTGCATCCCAACAGAGCGAGCAGGGACCCCTCACCTTCACACCTTATCAG GTTAAAAAGTTGAAGACCGACCTGGGAGTGGTTCGAGGTAACCTGACAGTGATGTCAGATATGATGTCTCAACTGGATCCAGCAACAGCCAAGCATTCAGACACAGAGCTGCTTCAG gAGTTGTATGCAGCATGTAAAGACATGCAAGATAAGATAATGGAGCTAGTCCCAAGACTCAGTGAGGAGAAACTGACCGAGGAGCTGCTGGTTGCCAATGACGAAATCAATGCCACATTCACTCGCTACCAGAG GTTTCAGAGACAAAGAGCTACACAGCAG AGCCCAACCTACGTCAACCTTATTGACCTCAGCGCAGCAATCAAGCCTGTTGTTACAGCTCCCACCCACAGCCATCTCAGCCGATCAACAGTGGACACAGTGTCTAGTCAGATGACAGGACTCA GTATGAGGGAATTCGATGAATTTGCACAGAACAGGAGCATCTCACAGACACAACTAAGACCGAG TGAGCGGAATGAAGGTGATGCCGACAGTCTGGCTCAAGCACAGAACACCAGATTACAGAACACTGGAACG GGTGACAGCCCAGACATCACCCCCCTCAGCTCCTCGACACAGTTTGATTGGATGATAGAAAAGGGAATG ATCCCTGTGAGTCAGACATCTGTGATGGATGACATTGAGAAGTGGCTGGATGTGGACGAG GAGGACGACATGGCTGATTCAGAGGGTGTGACAAGTGAGG AGTTTGACAGGTTTCTGGCAGAAAGAGTGAGAGCAGCGGAGCGACTCCCGTCCCTGAAAGCTTTTTCTCGTGACGACAACAACCACTCAGAAAAATAG
- the tom1 gene encoding target of Myb1 membrane trafficking protein isoform X4, whose protein sequence is MEFLTGNPFTTPVGQRIEYATSSSLQSEDWALNMDICDIINETEEGPRDAYKAIKKRIVGNKNFREVMLALTVLEACVKNCGHRFHVLVSTREFVEGVLVRSILPKNNPPLVLHDRVLSLIQAWADAFRSSPALTGVVYVYEDLRRKGLEFPMTELDGYSPIHTPNRVKKLKTDLGVVRGNLTVMSDMMSQLDPATAKHSDTELLQELYAACKDMQDKIMELVPRLSEEKLTEELLVANDEINATFTRYQRFQRQRATQQSPTYVNLIDLSAAIKPVVTAPTHSHLSRSTVDTVSSQMTGLSMREFDEFAQNRSISQTQLRPSERNEGDADSLAQAQNTRLQNTGTGDSPDITPLSSSTQFDWMIEKGMIPVSQTSVMDDIEKWLDVDEEDDMADSEGVTSEEFDRFLAERVRAAERLPSLKAFSRDDNNHSEK, encoded by the exons ATGGAGTTTCTGACAGGGAACCCGTTTACTACACCGGTGGGCCAGCGAATAG AATATGCAACCAGCTCCAGTCTCCAGTCGGAGGACTGGGCCCTCAACATGGACATCTGTGACATCATcaatgagacagaggaggg GCctagagatgcatacaaagcaaTAAAGAAGAGGATTGTTGGAAACAAGAACTTCAGAGAGGTCATGCTGGCATTGACT GTACTGGAAGCGTGTGTGAAGAACTGTGGCCACAGGTTCCATGTGCTAGTCTCAACCAGGGAGTTTGTTGAGGGGGTTCTTGTCAGGTCCATCTTACCCAAGAACAATCCCCCTCTGGTCCTGCATGACAGAGTGCTCAGCCTTATACAG GCATGGGCAGACGCATTCCGCAGCTCACCAGCTCTGACGGGCGTGGTCTATGTGTACGAGGACCTGAGACGGAAAGGACTGGAGTTCCCCATGACTGAACTAGACGGATACTCCCCCATTCACACTCCAAATAGG GTTAAAAAGTTGAAGACCGACCTGGGAGTGGTTCGAGGTAACCTGACAGTGATGTCAGATATGATGTCTCAACTGGATCCAGCAACAGCCAAGCATTCAGACACAGAGCTGCTTCAG gAGTTGTATGCAGCATGTAAAGACATGCAAGATAAGATAATGGAGCTAGTCCCAAGACTCAGTGAGGAGAAACTGACCGAGGAGCTGCTGGTTGCCAATGACGAAATCAATGCCACATTCACTCGCTACCAGAG GTTTCAGAGACAAAGAGCTACACAGCAG AGCCCAACCTACGTCAACCTTATTGACCTCAGCGCAGCAATCAAGCCTGTTGTTACAGCTCCCACCCACAGCCATCTCAGCCGATCAACAGTGGACACAGTGTCTAGTCAGATGACAGGACTCA GTATGAGGGAATTCGATGAATTTGCACAGAACAGGAGCATCTCACAGACACAACTAAGACCGAG TGAGCGGAATGAAGGTGATGCCGACAGTCTGGCTCAAGCACAGAACACCAGATTACAGAACACTGGAACG GGTGACAGCCCAGACATCACCCCCCTCAGCTCCTCGACACAGTTTGATTGGATGATAGAAAAGGGAATG ATCCCTGTGAGTCAGACATCTGTGATGGATGACATTGAGAAGTGGCTGGATGTGGACGAG GAGGACGACATGGCTGATTCAGAGGGTGTGACAAGTGAGG AGTTTGACAGGTTTCTGGCAGAAAGAGTGAGAGCAGCGGAGCGACTCCCGTCCCTGAAAGCTTTTTCTCGTGACGACAACAACCACTCAGAAAAATAG
- the tom1 gene encoding target of Myb1 membrane trafficking protein isoform X2, translated as MEFLTGNPFTTPVGQRIEYATSSSLQSEDWALNMDICDIINETEEGPRDAYKAIKKRIVGNKNFREVMLALTVLEACVKNCGHRFHVLVSTREFVEGVLVRSILPKNNPPLVLHDRVLSLIQAWADAFRSSPALTGVVYVYEDLRRKGLEFPMTELDGYSPIHTPNRTVPDNGPVTVSAAPSSPRPVPISPQLPASQQSEQGPLTFTPYQVKKLKTDLGVVRGNLTVMSDMMSQLDPATAKHSDTELLQELYAACKDMQDKIMELVPRLSEEKLTEELLVANDEINATFTRYQRFQRQRATQQSPTYVNLIDLSAAIKPVVTAPTHSHLSRSTVDTVSSQMTGLSMREFDEFAQNRSISQTQLRPSERNEGDADSLAQAQNTRLQNTGTIPVSQTSVMDDIEKWLDVDEEDDMADSEGVTSEEFDRFLAERVRAAERLPSLKAFSRDDNNHSEK; from the exons ATGGAGTTTCTGACAGGGAACCCGTTTACTACACCGGTGGGCCAGCGAATAG AATATGCAACCAGCTCCAGTCTCCAGTCGGAGGACTGGGCCCTCAACATGGACATCTGTGACATCATcaatgagacagaggaggg GCctagagatgcatacaaagcaaTAAAGAAGAGGATTGTTGGAAACAAGAACTTCAGAGAGGTCATGCTGGCATTGACT GTACTGGAAGCGTGTGTGAAGAACTGTGGCCACAGGTTCCATGTGCTAGTCTCAACCAGGGAGTTTGTTGAGGGGGTTCTTGTCAGGTCCATCTTACCCAAGAACAATCCCCCTCTGGTCCTGCATGACAGAGTGCTCAGCCTTATACAG GCATGGGCAGACGCATTCCGCAGCTCACCAGCTCTGACGGGCGTGGTCTATGTGTACGAGGACCTGAGACGGAAAGGACTGGAGTTCCCCATGACTGAACTAGACGGATACTCCCCCATTCACACTCCAAATAGG ACTGTGCCTGATAACGGGCCTGTCACTGTATCTGCTGCACCCTCATCCCCCAGGCCTGTCCCCATATCACCACAGCTTCCTGCATCCCAACAGAGCGAGCAGGGACCCCTCACCTTCACACCTTATCAG GTTAAAAAGTTGAAGACCGACCTGGGAGTGGTTCGAGGTAACCTGACAGTGATGTCAGATATGATGTCTCAACTGGATCCAGCAACAGCCAAGCATTCAGACACAGAGCTGCTTCAG gAGTTGTATGCAGCATGTAAAGACATGCAAGATAAGATAATGGAGCTAGTCCCAAGACTCAGTGAGGAGAAACTGACCGAGGAGCTGCTGGTTGCCAATGACGAAATCAATGCCACATTCACTCGCTACCAGAG GTTTCAGAGACAAAGAGCTACACAGCAG AGCCCAACCTACGTCAACCTTATTGACCTCAGCGCAGCAATCAAGCCTGTTGTTACAGCTCCCACCCACAGCCATCTCAGCCGATCAACAGTGGACACAGTGTCTAGTCAGATGACAGGACTCA GTATGAGGGAATTCGATGAATTTGCACAGAACAGGAGCATCTCACAGACACAACTAAGACCGAG TGAGCGGAATGAAGGTGATGCCGACAGTCTGGCTCAAGCACAGAACACCAGATTACAGAACACTGGAACG ATCCCTGTGAGTCAGACATCTGTGATGGATGACATTGAGAAGTGGCTGGATGTGGACGAG GAGGACGACATGGCTGATTCAGAGGGTGTGACAAGTGAGG AGTTTGACAGGTTTCTGGCAGAAAGAGTGAGAGCAGCGGAGCGACTCCCGTCCCTGAAAGCTTTTTCTCGTGACGACAACAACCACTCAGAAAAATAG
- the tom1 gene encoding target of Myb1 membrane trafficking protein isoform X1 produces MEFLTGNPFTTPVGQRIEYATSSSLQSEDWALNMDICDIINETEEGPRDAYKAIKKRIVGNKNFREVMLALTVLEACVKNCGHRFHVLVSTREFVEGVLVRSILPKNNPPLVLHDRVLSLIQAWADAFRSSPALTGVVYVYEDLRRKGLEFPMTELDGYSPIHTPNRTVPDNGPVTVSAAPSSPRPVPISPQLPASQQSEQGPLTFTPYQVKKLKTDLGVVRGNLTVMSDMMSQLDPATAKHSDTELLQELYAACKDMQDKIMELVPRLSEEKLTEELLVANDEINATFTRYQRFQRQRATQQSPTYVNLIDLSAAIKPVVTAPTHSHLSRSTVDTVSSQMTGLSMREFDEFAQNRSISQTQLRPSERNEGDADSLAQAQNTRLQNTGTGDSPDITPLSSSTQFDWMIEKGMIPVSQTSVMDDIEKWLDVDEEDDMADSEGVTSEEFDRFLAERVRAAERLPSLKAFSRDDNNHSEK; encoded by the exons ATGGAGTTTCTGACAGGGAACCCGTTTACTACACCGGTGGGCCAGCGAATAG AATATGCAACCAGCTCCAGTCTCCAGTCGGAGGACTGGGCCCTCAACATGGACATCTGTGACATCATcaatgagacagaggaggg GCctagagatgcatacaaagcaaTAAAGAAGAGGATTGTTGGAAACAAGAACTTCAGAGAGGTCATGCTGGCATTGACT GTACTGGAAGCGTGTGTGAAGAACTGTGGCCACAGGTTCCATGTGCTAGTCTCAACCAGGGAGTTTGTTGAGGGGGTTCTTGTCAGGTCCATCTTACCCAAGAACAATCCCCCTCTGGTCCTGCATGACAGAGTGCTCAGCCTTATACAG GCATGGGCAGACGCATTCCGCAGCTCACCAGCTCTGACGGGCGTGGTCTATGTGTACGAGGACCTGAGACGGAAAGGACTGGAGTTCCCCATGACTGAACTAGACGGATACTCCCCCATTCACACTCCAAATAGG ACTGTGCCTGATAACGGGCCTGTCACTGTATCTGCTGCACCCTCATCCCCCAGGCCTGTCCCCATATCACCACAGCTTCCTGCATCCCAACAGAGCGAGCAGGGACCCCTCACCTTCACACCTTATCAG GTTAAAAAGTTGAAGACCGACCTGGGAGTGGTTCGAGGTAACCTGACAGTGATGTCAGATATGATGTCTCAACTGGATCCAGCAACAGCCAAGCATTCAGACACAGAGCTGCTTCAG gAGTTGTATGCAGCATGTAAAGACATGCAAGATAAGATAATGGAGCTAGTCCCAAGACTCAGTGAGGAGAAACTGACCGAGGAGCTGCTGGTTGCCAATGACGAAATCAATGCCACATTCACTCGCTACCAGAG GTTTCAGAGACAAAGAGCTACACAGCAG AGCCCAACCTACGTCAACCTTATTGACCTCAGCGCAGCAATCAAGCCTGTTGTTACAGCTCCCACCCACAGCCATCTCAGCCGATCAACAGTGGACACAGTGTCTAGTCAGATGACAGGACTCA GTATGAGGGAATTCGATGAATTTGCACAGAACAGGAGCATCTCACAGACACAACTAAGACCGAG TGAGCGGAATGAAGGTGATGCCGACAGTCTGGCTCAAGCACAGAACACCAGATTACAGAACACTGGAACG GGTGACAGCCCAGACATCACCCCCCTCAGCTCCTCGACACAGTTTGATTGGATGATAGAAAAGGGAATG ATCCCTGTGAGTCAGACATCTGTGATGGATGACATTGAGAAGTGGCTGGATGTGGACGAG GAGGACGACATGGCTGATTCAGAGGGTGTGACAAGTGAGG AGTTTGACAGGTTTCTGGCAGAAAGAGTGAGAGCAGCGGAGCGACTCCCGTCCCTGAAAGCTTTTTCTCGTGACGACAACAACCACTCAGAAAAATAG